Proteins encoded in a region of the Sphingomonas sp. OV641 genome:
- a CDS encoding amidohydrolase family protein, producing MGGNARSGLALASLLAIGAAGQPKVDVVIRGGTIYTGAETPPITGDVEIAGDRIVYVGPTRGTAAGQIVEAKGQIVAPGFIDAHTHPDSYIRSDDPKMRLNLPWLAQGVSTIVIGVDGYGTPDVGNDARKLEASGIGTNVAPFVGFGGIRQRVLGKADRAPTPPELAEEKRLAAKAMCEGAYGLSAGLFYPPQSFAKTDEVAAVAAEVGKRGGMYDSHQRDESNYNIGLIASTKEAIEIGRRAGAPVHFAHLKALGVDLHGKAPELIRTIEEARAAGQEVTADQYPWLASGSSVDASLVPGWAVDGGYQAMIKRFDTPETMARIKAEMRENLRRRGGAESLLLISQGQPWTGKTLAQMATTWQLDPIDAAIRILRVPNAKGTDPAGAGVASFNMAERDVDLIMKQPWVVTSSDGSNGHPRQYATFPKLYQDYVLKRPVITMAQFIRRSTGATADMYRIKDRGYLRAGAFADVVVFDPAGYAPRADFVRPREPSAGVTALFVNGRLALKNGAVTGTAAGRALLRSRPANCEQ from the coding sequence ATGGGCGGGAATGCACGCTCCGGACTGGCGCTGGCTTCGCTCTTGGCGATCGGTGCAGCGGGTCAGCCGAAGGTGGATGTCGTGATCCGCGGCGGGACGATCTACACCGGCGCGGAGACACCGCCGATTACCGGTGACGTGGAGATCGCCGGAGATCGCATTGTCTATGTCGGCCCGACGCGCGGAACGGCTGCCGGGCAGATCGTGGAGGCGAAAGGGCAGATCGTCGCGCCTGGCTTCATCGACGCGCATACGCATCCGGACAGCTACATCCGGTCCGACGATCCGAAGATGCGGCTGAACCTGCCGTGGCTGGCGCAGGGTGTATCCACCATCGTGATCGGCGTCGATGGCTATGGCACGCCAGATGTGGGGAACGATGCGCGAAAGCTGGAGGCGAGCGGGATCGGCACCAATGTGGCGCCGTTCGTCGGCTTCGGCGGGATCCGGCAGCGCGTGCTGGGCAAGGCGGATCGGGCGCCGACGCCGCCCGAACTCGCCGAGGAGAAGCGGCTGGCGGCCAAGGCCATGTGCGAGGGCGCCTATGGCCTTTCCGCCGGGCTGTTCTATCCGCCGCAGAGCTTCGCCAAAACGGATGAGGTCGCGGCGGTGGCGGCTGAGGTGGGCAAGCGCGGCGGCATGTATGACAGCCACCAGCGCGACGAATCGAACTACAACATCGGCCTGATCGCCTCCACCAAGGAAGCGATCGAGATCGGCCGGCGAGCCGGGGCGCCGGTGCATTTCGCGCACCTGAAGGCGCTGGGCGTCGACCTGCATGGCAAGGCGCCCGAACTGATCCGCACGATCGAGGAAGCGCGCGCCGCCGGGCAGGAGGTGACGGCTGATCAATATCCCTGGCTCGCCTCAGGCTCGAGCGTCGATGCATCGCTGGTGCCGGGCTGGGCGGTGGATGGCGGCTATCAGGCGATGATCAAGCGGTTCGATACGCCCGAGACCATGGCGCGGATCAAGGCGGAAATGCGCGAGAATTTGCGGCGCAGGGGCGGGGCGGAGTCGCTGCTGCTGATCTCGCAAGGGCAGCCGTGGACCGGCAAGACGCTGGCGCAGATGGCGACGACGTGGCAGCTTGATCCGATCGACGCCGCGATCCGCATCCTGCGTGTCCCGAACGCAAAGGGCACCGATCCAGCGGGAGCGGGCGTCGCGAGCTTCAACATGGCAGAGCGCGATGTCGATCTGATCATGAAGCAGCCGTGGGTGGTCACGTCATCGGACGGGTCGAACGGCCATCCCCGGCAATATGCGACCTTTCCCAAGCTTTATCAGGACTATGTCTTGAAGCGGCCGGTGATCACCATGGCGCAGTTCATCCGCCGTTCGACCGGTGCGACGGCCGACATGTATCGGATCAAGGATCGGGGATATCTGAGGGCCGGGGCCTTTGCGGACGTGGTGGTGTTCGACCCGGCCGGCTATGCGCCGCGCGCCGATTTCGTCCGTCCGCGCGAGCCAAGCGCGGGTGTCACGGCATTGTTCGTCAACGGGCGGCTGGCGCTGAAGAACGGCGCCGTCACCGGAACGGCTGCGGGCCGCGCGCTGCTGCGTTCGCGGCCGGCGAATTGCGAGCAATAG